One window of Triticum aestivum cultivar Chinese Spring unplaced genomic scaffold, IWGSC CS RefSeq v2.1 scaffold26023, whole genome shotgun sequence genomic DNA carries:
- the LOC123176751 gene encoding uncharacterized protein → MVALQKLTVQYSEKQLPSYLQTVKPSHLLLDCCSVILLSMALGESCSEWDKFSHIQQVEAYADDGGIEKRWHLFYTREPYNMGTNIDLQEWSDDVNFIQSEGEDGLPRLAALMKSADEDEEDADNTEEIEEESMGQGREE, encoded by the exons ATGGTTGCACTCCAGAAGCTAACAGTTCAGTACAGCGAGAAGCAGCTCCCATCGTACCTGCAAACTGTAAAGCCAAGCCATTTGCTGCTGGATTGCTGCTCGGTGATACTCCTTTCCATGGCTTTGGGAGAGTCTTGTTCCGAGTGGGACAAGTTCAGCCATATCCAGCAAGTTGAGGCTTATGCAGATGATGGAGGCATTGAAAAGAGATGGCACCTATTCTACACAAGGGAGCCCTACAACATGGGGACCAACATTGATCTGCAG GAGTGGTCAGACGATGTTAACTTTATCCAATCAGAGGGTGAAGATGGACTGCCTCGGTTAGCTGCCCTGATGAAATCTgcggatgaagatgaggaggatgcAGACAACACAGAAGAAATAGAGGAGGAAAGCATGGGCCAAGGAAGGGAGGAGTAG